One window of Metopolophium dirhodum isolate CAU chromosome 3, ASM1992520v1, whole genome shotgun sequence genomic DNA carries:
- the LOC132940285 gene encoding tubulin beta-1 chain: MREIVHIQAGQCGNQIGAKFWEIISDEHGIDPTGAYHGDSDLQLERINVYYNEASGGKYVPRAILVDLEPGTMDSVRSGPFGQIFRPDNFVFGQSGAGNNWAKGHYTEGAELVDSVLDVVRKEAESCDCLQGFQLTHSLGGGTGSGMGTLLISKIREEYPDRIMNTYSVVPSPKVSDTVVEPYNATLSVHQLVENTDETYCIDNEALYDICFRTLKLTTPTYGDLNHLVSLTMSGVTTCLRFPGQLNADLRKLAVNMVPFPRLHFFMPGFAPLTSRGSQQYRALTVPELTQQMFDAKNMMAACDPRHGRYLTVAAVFRGRMSMKEVDEQMLNIQNKNSSYFVEWIPNNVKTAVCDIPPRGLKMSATFIGNSTAIQELFKRISEQFTAMFRRKAFLHWYTGEGMDEMEFTEAESNMNDLVSEYQQYQEATADEEAEFDEEQEQEVDEN; the protein is encoded by the exons ttctgGGAAATTATTTCTGATGAACACGGCATTGACCCAACTGGAGCCTACCACGGAGACTCCGATCTCCAGCTGGAGCGTATCAATGTATACTACAATGAAGCATCAG gtGGAAAGTATGTACCTCGTGCCATTTTGGTTGATTTGGAACCTGGTACCATGGACTCTGTCAGATCTGGACCATTTGGTCAAATTTTCAGACCCGACAACTTTGTCTTTGGACAATCAGGTGCTGGAAACAATTGGGCCAAAGGTCATTACACGGAGGGTGCCGAGCTTGTAGATTCAGTATTAGATGTTGTGAG gaaAGAAGCTGAGAGCTGTGATTGCCTTCAAGGTTTCCAACTGACACATTCCTTAGGTGGTGGTACCGGTTCTGGTATGGGAACCTTATTGATCTCCAAAATCCGTGAAGAATACCCAGACAGAATTATGAACACATATTCTGTTGTACCCTCTCCAAAAGTGTCAGACACTGTTGTAGAACCCTACAACGCTACCCTTTCAGTTCACCAATTGGTTGAAAATACTGATGAAACTTACTGTATTGACAACGAAGCTTTGTATGACATTTGCTTCCGTACATTAAAACTTACAACACCAACATACGGTGACTTAAACCACTTGGTCTCTTTGACCATGTCTGGAGTGACCACTTGTCTCAGGTTCCCTGGTCAATTGAACGCTGATCTCCGTAAACTCGCCGTCAACATGGTTCCTTTCCCCAGGTTACATTTCTTCATGCCTGGTTTCGCTCCTCTTACATCTCGTGGAAGCCAACAATACAGGGCACTAACCGTACCCGAACTTACCCAACAAATGTTTGACGCCAAAAATATGATGGCAGCCTGTGACCCAAGACATGGACGTTATCTAACAGTAGCGGCTGTATTCCGTGGCCGTATGTCCATGAAGGAAGTCGATGAACAAATGTTAAACATCCAGAACAAAAACTCGAGCTACTTTGTAGAATGGATTCCCAACAACGTTAAAACTGCAGTGTGTGATATTCCTCCAAGAGGTCTGAAAATGTCTGCTACGTTTATTGGTAACTCTACAGCTATCCAAGAGTTGTTCAAGAGAATCAGTGAACAGTTCACTGCTATGTTCAGGCGTAAGGCTTTCTTGCATTGGTACACTGGTGAAGGTATGGATGAAATGGAATTCACTGAAGCCGAATCCAACATGAATGATTTAGTATCTGAATACCAACAATACCAAGAAGCTACCGCTGATGAGGAAGCTGAATTTGATGAAGAACAAGAACAAGAAGTTGATGAAAACTAG